The Gemmatimonadaceae bacterium nucleotide sequence CTCGCCGCTTGACGCGCTTCGTGCCTGGCGCGACGCCTAGCGAGACGTGCCCGCTCGGCCCGGTACCGCGCCATATATGGTACCGGGTCGGCCTCCCCCCAGTCGAGTAGCGTCTGCCGGACCCCAGTCTTGGGGAGATGGCCGTACGTCGTTCGGATCTGGTCTTCAGTCGTGTGTCCCACTTCCCGCGCGATGTACGACGTAGGTACGGGCCGCTCCACTCCCAGCACATCGAGTTCGACCATCTCCTGCCTCCCCGAGATGTAGCTGTGGCGGGCGGTATGGTGCCCAATTGGTTTCTTCAGCTTGGTGCGTTTCGCCGCTGACCGCAGCGTGCCGCGCAGCCGTTGCATCGGGCGCTGCTCGGCCAGCGGCAACATCTCGGTGCCCGGGGCGGGGAAAAGGAGCCCGTTGGGGTTTCGCGGAACCTGGGCGAGCGACGCCTCCAACACTCTGGCGAGACGCGGCCACAGCGGACTCTCGCGCTGGGAGCCCTCGGTCTTCACGTCGTGCTCGTCCTCCTCGCGTTCGCGGATGCTGACCCGCCGCTGCGTGACGTCGATGTCGCTGACGAGTAGACCCGTGATCTCCGACAGGCGCGCGCCGGTATAGAAGAGCGTCGTCGCCAGTTCCACGGCCCACGGGTTCCGGCTGGAGTAGCGCACCGCGTCGAGCAGGGGCCGCACCTCGTGCCGGGTGAGGTACTTCTGCGAGTTGAGCGCGGTCCGGCGTTTCGGCTTGGGGACCTTCTTGTTCCCCCAGAGCACGTTGCTCTCGAGGTACTCGTCGGCGATCGCCGCGGTGAGCATGCCGCTCAGCTCCATGAGCATGCGGCGCACGGTCGCGGGGCGCAGGAGGTTCCCCTGCTTTGTCCGCACCGACGTCTTCAGATCATGGGCCAGCTTGTCCGCGACCGGTCGCGTGATCGCCCGCAATGACTCCACCTTGGCGAGTGCGGGCCGGTTGAGGCACAGGTTGATCGCGTACCAGGTGCGGTCCATGCGCTCCTTATCCGTCTTGGGCAATGGCGCGTCCGCGCGTAGCCCCCGATTCTCGCGGCACTCCTGTCTGCGCGCGTCGAGGTACCGGACCGCATACGTCGCCGGGTGAATGTCCTGGCGGGTCTCGATGCCCAGAGCGGCGTTGCGGCGGTCGGTTTCGATCTTGGCGATCTGGTCGGCGTACAGCTTCGCGGCCACGTCGAAGTTGTCCGTCGCCAGCTTCGCGCCGGGCGGGACCAGGGGCCGCCGCCCGAGGCCCGGGAGGTTGGCCCAGTATCGGGTTCCGTTGAGGTACGGACCGCGCGGGGGCATACGTCTTTCCGTATCTGGGTGTGTGGGTCCGCGTCAGGGTGCGCGGGCATAAAAAAGGGCATAGTCACCGACACCGGAATATCGCGCTCACTCTGAGAAATAGCAATAAATGGGGGCATAGTCCCGGCACTCATAATGCCGGGGTCGTGGGTTCGAGTCCCACCCCTGCTATGCAGCACAACAACGGCCAACCGGATCCCGGTTGGCCGTCGTGCATGCGCCATCCCGGCCGCGCGGTCAACTCCCGCCCAACTCCCGGCGCACCGCGGCGTACAGCAGCTGCTCCAGCGCTCCCGTCGATCCGCAGGCCAGGCGGTCGGTGGCGCCGCCGGCCACGTCGAGCGACACCGGATGGACGCTGGTCGCGAGTCGAGTGTGCCCGGCGTCCCGCGCGGTGAGCGTGGTGAGCGTGGTGAGCACCGAGAAGTACACGCGCGTGTTGTTTGCCCGCGGGCCCTGCATGTTGAACCCGCAGTCGGCAAAGTGCGCGATCGGCTGCCCATTGAGGTAGCCCGACTTCCAGAAGTTCGTATTGCCCACGCGGTGGCCGGTGGGGTCATCCACCGTGATCTCGATGCCGACGGCCGGATAGGCTTTATGCAGCGCGGCCCACACCTTGGCGGGGGGCGCGTCGAAGTCCGACTCGCTCGCGGGCATCGTGCTCGTGGTATACACCTGATCGTCGACGAGCACGGGCCGCTGCATCGGCGCCGGCGCTGAGCCCGAGCCGCACCCGGCGGCTGCCAGCGCGCCGATCACGGCGGCTGCTGCCAGCGTCCAACGGAGTGGTGTTGCCATGGTCCACGATGCGCGACGGCGCGCGGCCCGTCAATCGCCAACTCGGCGACGATCTTCCGCCGGTCCCACGTGGTTGGTAGCAGGAATAAATGGCCGATATTTGTATCCAAAAATCGCGGTATACGGTCAAAATATGGAGGTTTTCGGTCACTTTGTCACTGTATAGCAGTATCTAGGCACTGTCTACCGTATAAACAGTTGACACCACGCACGATTTCGTGAGTGTTCCTGCTGCGACCGACGCTGGCCGCATCGCACCACGACGCTCGAATGAGCGAACCGGGACACTCCGATGCTCCAGCAGTTCTGTTCAGATCCAGACTACACCGCGCTAAAGCCCGGTCGGCGCTCGCTCCATGAGCTCCTGCGCCACGGCGCCACCTGGATCCGCATCGGCTTCGTCGCATCGGCCCTGTCCGCCTGCGCCTCGCTACAGCCCGGCGCCTCGTCGCTCGGCACGCTCCGCTACTCGGCCTTCGTCCCTTCGCCGGCGCTCGGTGCACCGGCGGCGTCTGCCGCCGTCGGCCGGCCCGAGCTCCGGCGCTCCAACGTCGTGATCCGCGACTCGATCCTCGGCGAGACCATCGCGCGCATGCGCGCCCAGTCGCCGTCGTTCGACTCGGCCATGGTCGCCATCGAGCAGTCCGGTATTCCGGTCGTCATCGGCACGCGGCGCGAGTTGCGGGATCAGGTGCCCCCGGGCTATCGCTCGGTGGGCGGCTGGCAGGCGGTCACCGCCATCTACCCGCTCACGCCCACCAACGCGCCCGGCCGGCCCATCGACCACTTCTCGGTGATCATCCGCATGTCGGAACTGCGCCACGCGCTGCTCGACGTGGGAGCGACGTCCGCGGATTCGACGATGTTCGACCGCTACATCGAACGCGTGTTGGGCCACGAGATCTACGGCCACCTCTGGCCGCAGCTCGAGTCCCACCGCACGGCCCCCATCGCGTGCGACGACCCCACCAGCGGCGCCGACTGGTATGACGCCTGCGTGATGAAGCGGGAACGCCACGTCGTGGCCGAGTTGACGATGGCCCGCGGCACCGGCGCGACGTTGGGCACCAGATAGCGCTCCGCCCTCCGACATCGTCGCGACGCCGGCGGGGGTTGCCCGCGGCCCGGCCACCCTGCTACCTCTGATCGTTGCCCACTCAGAGGAATTCGTGTGCGCGTGCTGATCGTGGAGGACGATCCGGAGTTGTCGCGTGCCCTGCGCGACGGGTTCCGCGATCGGCGGATCGAGGCGATCACGGCGGGGACATTCGTCGAGGGACGCGAGCGGGCGTTGCTCGGCACGCACGACGTGATCGTGCTCGACGTGATGCTCCCGGGCGGCTCGGGGTTCGATCTGTGCGCCGAACTCCGGTCGCGCGGGTGCACCACGCCGATCCTGATGCTCACGGCGCGAGACGCCGTGGATGACCGCGTGCGGGGGCTCGAGGCGGGCGCCGACGACTACGTGCCCAAGCCGTTCGCCTTCCGCGAGCTGGTGGCGCGGGTGCGAGCGCTGGCGCGGCGCGGTCCGGCGCTGGTGCCCGACCAGGTGCGCGTGGCCGATCTCGAAGTGGACCTCGGCACGCGCCGCGTGCGTCGTGCCGGCCGCGCGATCGAACTCACCGCCAAGGAGTTCGCGCTGCTCGAGGTGTTCGTCCGCCACGCCGACCAGGTGCTGGATCGGGCCGCGATCACGGCCCACGTGTGGGACGAGAATCACGATCCGTTCACCAACGTGCTGGAGGTGCTGGTGCGGCGCCTGCGGCGCAAGATCGACGACGACTTCGAGCCCAAGCTCATCCACACGCTACGCGGGGCCGGCTACCGCTTCGGGCCCTGACGCATGACGCTCCAGCCCCTCTCCGCGCTGCGGCTTCGCCTCACGGCCTGGTACGTGCTCACGCTGGGCGCGATCCTGGTGTTGCTCGGGTCCGGTCTGTTCTTCGTGATCCGCCACCAGTTTGCCCGGCAGCTCGACGTGTCGCTGCGCGAGGCCACGGTGGCGCTCATGGGCGCCGCGCAGATCCGCGAGCAGGAACGCGGATCCACCGAAGGCGCGGTGGTGGATGCGGTGGACGAATTGCACATCCCCGATCGCGAGTTGTACCTGATGGACAGCACGGGCGCCCCCGTCAAGCCGCCGACGGTGGACGACTGGATTCGCGACGCCGCGCACACGGCGGCGGTTCGTGGCGAGACTGATCTCTGGCGCCACGCGCGGCACGGCCGCACGCTCCGCCTGCACGCCCAGCGGTTCCGCCTCAAGAGTGGCGCGGTGATGGTGGCGGTGGCGGTGGCCGACCAACTGGAGCTGGAGGATCAGTACGCGGCGCTCATCGTCGCGTTCGGCGGGGCGGCGCTGGCGGCGCTCGTGCTCGTGGCGGCGGGCGGCTATTTCCTGTCGCGCAAGTCCACGGCGCCGGTGGAGCGGAACATCGCCTACATGCGACGGTTCATGGCCGACGCGGCGCATGAACTGCGCACGCCGATCACCGTGATGCGGACCACGGCCGAGGTGTCGCTGCAGCAGGACCGCGCGGCGGACGCATATCGCGGCGCGTTGGGCGTGGTGGAGCGGGAAGCCGAGCGGCTGGGCGGCATCGTGGACGACCTGCTCACGCTGGCCCGCGCCGACGCCGGCGAGCGGCCGGTGCGCCGCACGCGCGTGTTCCTCGACGACATCGTCCTCGACGCCGCGGGCGCGGCGCGGACGCTGGCCGCGGCCAAGGGCGTATCGCTCGATGTCGGCACGTTCGAGGAGACGGCGCTCGACGCCGACGCCACCCTCATCCGCCAACTGGTGATGAACCTGCTGCACAACGCGGTGAAGTTCACGCCCGAGGGCGGGCGCGTGCGCGTGGACGTGACGACGCAGGACGGGCGGCCCACGCTCGTGGTGGAGGACACGGGCATCGGCATCGCCCCCGAACACCTCCCCCACGTGTTCGAGCGGTTCTTCCGCAGCGATCCGGCCCGCGCCCGCGCCGAGGGCTCGGGGCTGGGCCTGGCGATCGCGGCCTGGATCGCCGATACGCACGACGCCGAGA carries:
- a CDS encoding tyrosine-type recombinase/integrase, producing the protein MPPRGPYLNGTRYWANLPGLGRRPLVPPGAKLATDNFDVAAKLYADQIAKIETDRRNAALGIETRQDIHPATYAVRYLDARRQECRENRGLRADAPLPKTDKERMDRTWYAINLCLNRPALAKVESLRAITRPVADKLAHDLKTSVRTKQGNLLRPATVRRMLMELSGMLTAAIADEYLESNVLWGNKKVPKPKRRTALNSQKYLTRHEVRPLLDAVRYSSRNPWAVELATTLFYTGARLSEITGLLVSDIDVTQRRVSIREREEDEHDVKTEGSQRESPLWPRLARVLEASLAQVPRNPNGLLFPAPGTEMLPLAEQRPMQRLRGTLRSAAKRTKLKKPIGHHTARHSYISGRQEMVELDVLGVERPVPTSYIAREVGHTTEDQIRTTYGHLPKTGVRQTLLDWGEADPVPYMARYRAERARLARRRARHEARQAA
- a CDS encoding response regulator transcription factor, giving the protein MRVLIVEDDPELSRALRDGFRDRRIEAITAGTFVEGRERALLGTHDVIVLDVMLPGGSGFDLCAELRSRGCTTPILMLTARDAVDDRVRGLEAGADDYVPKPFAFRELVARVRALARRGPALVPDQVRVADLEVDLGTRRVRRAGRAIELTAKEFALLEVFVRHADQVLDRAAITAHVWDENHDPFTNVLEVLVRRLRRKIDDDFEPKLIHTLRGAGYRFGP
- a CDS encoding ATP-binding protein, which gives rise to MTLQPLSALRLRLTAWYVLTLGAILVLLGSGLFFVIRHQFARQLDVSLREATVALMGAAQIREQERGSTEGAVVDAVDELHIPDRELYLMDSTGAPVKPPTVDDWIRDAAHTAAVRGETDLWRHARHGRTLRLHAQRFRLKSGAVMVAVAVADQLELEDQYAALIVAFGGAALAALVLVAAGGYFLSRKSTAPVERNIAYMRRFMADAAHELRTPITVMRTTAEVSLQQDRAADAYRGALGVVEREAERLGGIVDDLLTLARADAGERPVRRTRVFLDDIVLDAAGAARTLAAAKGVSLDVGTFEETALDADATLIRQLVMNLLHNAVKFTPEGGRVRVDVTTQDGRPTLVVEDTGIGIAPEHLPHVFERFFRSDPARARAEGSGLGLAIAAWIADTHDAEIRLASTPGVGTRVTVTFARSARAPVSSS